The following coding sequences are from one Rutidosis leptorrhynchoides isolate AG116_Rl617_1_P2 chromosome 11, CSIRO_AGI_Rlap_v1, whole genome shotgun sequence window:
- the LOC139875825 gene encoding uncharacterized protein produces MDYERYYRLFHLELNKDCRVSDTLSVNGLNWQWSRNITNIRIESAILNLTNAIGDVLVFDTEDSWSWNINHSGIFVVNSTRKHIDKSILPSSNMCTTWMKYVPSKINILLWRLNLDRLPTRLNLAAKGLEVPSLSCPVCNSEIENRDHLFFNCNTAASIWLLIRVWVNNGMVHFNSLSDWQVCFDNWKAPNHNKNKLYDIFAATIWLLWRYKNNVLFNDPMKRSLIFDCILLTSFTWIRTRGR; encoded by the coding sequence ATGGATTATGAAAGATATTATCGCCTTTTCCACCTCGAATTGAACAAAGACTGTCGAGTCTCAGACACATTATCGGTCAACGGTCTCAACTGGCAATGGTCGAGAAATATTACAAACATTAGAATTGAATCTGCTATTCTCAACCTTACAAATGCTATAGGCGATGTTCTTGTTTTTGATACGGAAGACTCATGGTCTTGGAACATTAACCATTCCGGGATCTTTGTTGTTAATTCAACAAGAAAACATATCGACAAGTCCATATTACCTTCGTCTAACATGTGCACAACTTGGATGAAATACGTTCCTAGCAAGATCAATATTCTTTTATGGAGGCTCAACCTTGACCGTCTTCCCACCCGGTTAAACCTAGCGGCTAAGGGTCTTGAAGTTCCTTCTTTATCTTGCCCGGTTTGTAACTCGGAAATTGAAAATAGAGACCATCTATTTTTCAACTGCAACACCGCTGCATCTATTTGGCTTTTGATACGCGTTTGGGTCAACAATGGAATGGTGCACTTTAACTCGCTTTCTGATTGGCAGGTTTGTTTTGATAACTGGAAAGCTCCTAATCACAATAAAAATAAGTTGTATGATATTTTCGCAGCTACAATCTGGCTCTTATGGAGATATAAAAACAATGTTCTTTTTAACGATCCAATGAAGAGAAGTCTTATTTTTGATTGCATTCTTCTTACTTCTTTCACTTGGATCAGGACACGTGGTAGATAG